One genomic window of Cupriavidus malaysiensis includes the following:
- the pyk gene encoding pyruvate kinase produces the protein MRRQRKAKIVATLGPASTEIAVIRQLFDAGADVFRLNFSHGSHEDHRRRYDAVRAVERERGRPIAVLADLQGPKLRIGTFAAGKVALQAGDAFVLDSDPTPGDAARVHLPHPELFRTANPGQALLIDDGKVQLRIESVAPGSLATRVVNSGTLSDRKGVNVPDAVIPIPALTAKDRKDLEFALSLGVDWIALSFVQRPADIVEARELVGTRAGVLAKIEKPAALQQLEEIVRVSDAIMVARGDLGVELPPERVPGVQKRILRLCRQHGKPIVIATQMLESMIESPVPTRAEASDVASAIYDGADAVMLSAESANGRHPVPAVAMMDRIIGEVERDPLYRKLLDAQHEAPLATRQDAICAALREVSHIIGAAATVTYTSSGATALRAARERPCAPILSITPHREIARRLALAWGVHSTVSPDVQSVDEMVDAAIRAAVAEDFACAGDQITIAAGTPFGQGGTTNLLRVAEIPGQPAAGVADGDAAETSGAHREDLATL, from the coding sequence ATGAGACGCCAGCGCAAAGCCAAGATCGTGGCCACCCTCGGTCCGGCCAGCACGGAGATCGCGGTGATCCGGCAGTTGTTCGATGCCGGCGCCGATGTGTTCCGGCTCAACTTCAGCCACGGCAGCCACGAGGATCACCGGCGCCGCTACGACGCGGTGCGCGCGGTAGAGCGCGAGCGCGGCCGGCCCATCGCGGTGCTGGCCGACCTGCAGGGGCCGAAGCTGCGCATCGGCACCTTCGCCGCGGGCAAGGTCGCCTTGCAGGCGGGCGATGCCTTCGTGCTCGACAGCGATCCCACCCCAGGCGATGCCGCGCGCGTGCACCTGCCGCATCCGGAACTGTTCCGCACGGCCAACCCGGGCCAGGCGCTGCTGATCGACGATGGCAAGGTGCAGTTGCGCATCGAGTCGGTCGCGCCCGGCAGCCTCGCCACGCGGGTGGTCAACAGCGGCACCCTGTCGGACCGCAAGGGCGTCAACGTGCCCGATGCGGTGATCCCCATCCCCGCCCTCACGGCCAAGGACCGCAAGGACCTGGAGTTCGCCCTGTCGCTGGGGGTCGACTGGATCGCGCTGTCCTTCGTGCAGCGTCCGGCCGACATCGTCGAGGCGCGTGAGCTGGTGGGCACGCGCGCCGGCGTGCTGGCCAAGATCGAGAAGCCGGCCGCGCTGCAGCAGCTCGAGGAGATCGTGCGCGTGTCCGACGCCATCATGGTGGCGCGCGGCGACCTCGGCGTGGAACTGCCGCCCGAGCGCGTGCCGGGCGTGCAGAAGCGCATCCTGCGCTTGTGCCGGCAGCATGGCAAACCCATCGTGATCGCCACGCAGATGCTGGAGTCGATGATCGAGTCGCCGGTGCCCACGCGCGCCGAGGCCTCGGACGTGGCCAGCGCCATCTATGACGGCGCCGACGCCGTGATGCTGTCGGCCGAGTCGGCCAATGGCCGCCACCCGGTGCCGGCGGTGGCGATGATGGACCGCATCATCGGCGAAGTGGAACGCGATCCGCTCTATCGCAAGCTGCTCGATGCGCAGCACGAGGCACCGCTGGCCACGCGCCAGGACGCCATCTGCGCGGCGCTGCGCGAGGTGTCGCACATCATCGGCGCGGCCGCCACGGTGACCTACACCTCGTCCGGCGCCACCGCGCTGCGTGCCGCGCGCGAACGGCCGTGCGCGCCCATCCTGAGCATCACGCCGCACCGGGAGATCGCGCGGCGCCTGGCGCTGGCCTGGGGCGTGCACTCCACGGTCAGCCCCGACGTGCAGAGCGTCGACGAGATGGTGGATGCGGCCATCCGCGCCGCGGTGGCGGAGGACTTCGCCTGCGCCGGCGACCAGATCACCATCGCCGCCGGCACGCCTTTCGGCCAGGGCGGCACCACCAACCTGCTGCGCGTGGCCGAGATTCCCGGCCAGCCGGCGGCAGGCGTGGCGGACGGCGACGCCGCCGAGACGAGCGGCGCGCACCGCGAGGACCTCGCTACGCTTTGA